The following are encoded in a window of Acropora muricata isolate sample 2 chromosome 6, ASM3666990v1, whole genome shotgun sequence genomic DNA:
- the LOC136920239 gene encoding uncharacterized protein has translation MEVPGIPEKRRKLNEIDVEPGLKSSQSQTLTLEELKRNGPRVLVNRLNKELIDKLRRATVEDGEKVMAKSTKPAMSTESRIEEANPSVNRREQALEDKEMHSGDKDEIKQAFSSIKSGLLSFKCGNVQGNRETNYLTAIDTQTFRQIVREVIQQRTKLIEDAVLANVVKLQHRIRDLERENKELHWNAKRLTDLLRKHIPDVTKRALPNQTSRGIQVEMNQGPEIISSSPVISPPEPKDSYSVTTTDSEVAPFKPPSRSNSANARTTDELANLLTNQQPSHLSQATRTPASTAAEAFTVKSQALEQTKASSGAVAQVNSSLENGQNYKKASQLRVLLQEQRQQENKQQGLSKLSSPSVKEFQMSLGRTAESLLQQLQLQQQIQDEQQYPGFESQEQKCQGGDSVHLFDQLRQEQITRPPDSSPLPLSRELHQQSVTPSLSDFQPSQSRSFLQKLLLPAVDSLEQTKQSKPRENVIASPTPLACSAATNLSIVSKHSDAKLIVPNGQIRNQAIPHLTDGKEEFSSKVELRSSKEDFHNDAPLPSSAQSIQLSTPVQAVSGGQESVILQQKGIVSNANAGTFSSAHKDDSSSATEHQNLLLRQDPSAIKNTHRSILVRTRRRQKVEDVLPIGFRFSLPSPEYFLQKKLWERQTQQQIQDHESQAGLESQDQPPKTSISLHERLITARQSHTPTREVHSRQINNTERQIVSANTALKDTNCNKKFRNNVLSQVGNPATPPPVENVSSEEDPQKRQIQYERRPLLVKVNQDQQKHHAKASKLESNLHSLQSRQPIQSPGVSSSALSSKKHTSDSQRTITPPELADTRPGPANSTVISTNQTTSVFHLPKPSASIAVISNGIVLSWNMAYDNKLIKIDNYELFACQDVAESDGHPVKWKKIGIVKALPLPMACTLSQFSSGNKYFFSVRAVDERERAGPFSDPCTVSLSKNA, from the exons ATGGAAGTTCCAGGCATCCCAGAGAAACGGAG GAAACTCAACGAGATTGACGTTGAACCAG GGCTTAAAAGTTCTCAGTCACAAACACTAACTTTGGAAGAACTGAAACGAAATGGTCCTAGAGTTTTGGTCAATCGACTGAATAAAGAGCTCATCGACAAATTACGTCGGGCTACAGTAGAAGATGGAGAGAAAGTAATGGCTAAAAGTACCAAACCTGCCATGTCTACTGAAAGCAGAATAGAAGAAGCAAATCCGTCCGTTAATAGGAGAGAACAGGCACTGGAAGATAAGGAAATGCATTCTGGAGATAAAGACGAAATTAAACAAG CGTTCTCATCGATTAAAAGTGGACTACTTTCCTTCAAGTGCGGAAACGTTCAAGGTAACAGGGAAACAAACTATCTAACAGCTATTGATACGCAGACTTTCAGACAG atcgTTAGAGAGGTAATTCAACAGCGCACAAAGCTAATTGAAGATGCTGTCCTAGCCAATGTGGTTAAACTTCAGCATCGTATACGAGACTTGGAGAGAGAAAACAAAGAGCTTCATTGGAATGCAAAAAGGTTGACTGATCTGTTAAGGAAACATATACCAGACGTTACGAAG AGAGCATTGCCAAACCAGACATCGCGCGGCATTCAAGTTGAAATGAATCAG GGGCCTGAAATTATTTCCTCAAGTCCTGTTATATCACCACCTGAGCCAAAAGATTCATACTCAGTAACCACCACTGACTCAGAAGTAGCGCCGTTTAAGCCCCCGTCAAGATCCAACTCCGCAAACGCCAGGACAACTGACGAGTTGGCAAATTTGCTGACTAATCAACAGCCTTCTCATCTGTCGCAAGCAACTAGAACGCCAGCGTCAACTGCTGCTGAAGCTTTCACGGTTAAGTCTCAAGCACTTGAGCAGACGAAAGCATCTTCTGGAGCTGTGGCTCAAGTCAACTCATCGTTGGAAAATGGACAAAACTACAAAAAGGCTTCACAACTTCGTGTACTGTTGCAAGAACAgagacaacaagaaaacaaacagcaaggTTTGTCTAAACTATCTTCTCCGTCGGTAAAGGAGTTTCAAATGTCCTTGGGAAGAACAGCTGAATCCCTCTTGCAGCAATTACAGCTACAGCAACAGATTCAAGACGAACAACAATATCCAGGTTTCGAAAGCCAGGAACAAAAGTGTCAAGGAGGTGACAGTGTACATCTCTTTGATCAGTTGAGACAAGAACAGATAACACGGCCGCCAGATTCATCACCGCTACCGTTGAGTCGCGAGTTGCATCAACAATCTGTTACTCCTTCACTAAGCGATTTTCAACCCTCGCAGTCAAGGTCTTTCTTGCAAAAGCTGTTGCTGCCTGCTGTTGACTCTTTGGAGCAAACGAAGCAGTCGAAGCCCCGAGAAAATGTCATAGCAAGTCCAACTCCTCTGGCCTGTTCAGCTGCGACAAATTTAAGTATAGTTTCGAAGCACAGTGATGCCAAGTTGATTGTGCCAAATGGTCAAATCAGAAATCAGGCTATTCCACATTTAACGGACGGAAAGGAAGAATTTTCTTCAAAGGTTGAACTCCGATCATCAAAGGAGGACTTCCATAATGATGCTCCTCTCCCAAGTAGTGCTCAAAGTATCCAACTTTCAACACCAGTTCAAGCAGTGAGCGGTGGACAAGAAAGTGTAATTTTACAACAAAAAGGAATAGTTTCTAATGCGAATGCGGGTACTTTCAGTAGCGCCCACAAAGACGACTCCAGTTCTGCAACTGAACACCAAAATTTACTTCTGCGTCAAGATCCTTCTGCTATTAAAAACACGCATCGCAGTATTTTGGTACGCACGCGGAGACGTCAAAAAGTTGAGGATGTCCTTCCCATTGGTTTTAGATTTTCGCTGCCTTCGCCTGAATACTTCCTTCAGAAAAAACTTTGGGAACGACAAACACAGCAACAAATTCAGGACCATGAATCTCAGGCTGGATTAGAGTCGCAAGACCAACCTCCGAAAACTAGCATATCATTACATGAAAGACTTATCACTGCAAGGCAGAGTCACACACCAACAAGAGAAGTGCATTCAAGGCAAATCAACAACACAGAAAGACAGATCGTCTCGGCAAATACTGCATTGAAGGATACAAATTGTAATAAAAAATTCCGTAATAATGTGCTCTCTCAGGTAGGGAATCCGGCGACCCCGCCACCGGTCGAGAACGTTTCAAGTGAGGAGGACCCACAGAAACGACAGATTCAATATGAAAGGCGTCCACTGCTAGTTAAGGTCAACCAAGACCAACAAAAACATCATGCAAAAGCCAGTAAATTAGAAAGTAATCTTCATAGCTTACAGTCGAGACAACCCATTCAGTCTCCAGGGGTTTCCTCAAGTGCTCTTTCAAGTAAAAAGCATACAAGCGATTCGCAAAGAACAATTACTCCACCTGAATTGGCCGACACGAGACCTGGTCCAGCAAATTCTACTGTAATTTCCACAAATCAAACAACATCCGTATTCCATCTTCCCAAGCCTTCAGCTTCTATTGCCGTGATTAGCAATGGTATTGTCCTTTCCTGGAACATGGCTTATGATAACAAATTGATCAAAATCGATAATTATGAACTTTTTGCATGTCAGGATGTGGCTGAATCAGACGGTCATCCCGTTAAATGGAAAAAGATTGGTATTGTGAAAGCTCTTCCACTTCCAATGGCATGTACCTTGTCGCAGTTCTCGTCCGGCAACAAATATTTCTTCTCTGTTCGTGCGGTTGATGAAAGAGAACGAGCAGGTCCATTTAGTGATCCATGTACAGTTTCATTGAGCAAAAATGCTTAA